A single region of the Pontibacter kalidii genome encodes:
- a CDS encoding fasciclin domain-containing protein has product MKRILPMAFVIATGAVLAACSSSEEQTTKQEVQHEATATGGQSAVQDEESQKNVVQVAAASPDHTTLVTAVKTAGLVDVLTNAGPFTVFAPTDEAFEQLPAGTVDGLLKPEKRSDLRNILQYHVYVGVLNADRFEDGQSLGQVNGGRVTMGVKDGKVTVNGANIVASIPTSNGVIHVIDKVLLPQ; this is encoded by the coding sequence ATGAAAAGGATCTTACCAATGGCCTTCGTGATAGCGACAGGTGCTGTGCTGGCCGCATGCAGTTCTTCGGAAGAACAGACTACTAAACAAGAAGTACAACATGAAGCCACAGCCACCGGAGGCCAATCTGCCGTACAGGACGAGGAGTCGCAGAAGAACGTGGTGCAGGTAGCCGCCGCCTCCCCCGACCACACCACGCTGGTAACAGCCGTTAAAACAGCCGGGCTGGTAGACGTTCTCACCAACGCCGGGCCATTCACCGTGTTCGCGCCCACCGATGAGGCCTTCGAGCAACTGCCTGCCGGCACAGTAGACGGCCTGCTGAAGCCCGAGAAACGTAGCGACCTCCGCAACATCCTGCAGTACCACGTGTATGTAGGCGTGCTGAATGCCGACAGATTTGAAGATGGCCAGAGCCTGGGCCAGGTAAACGGCGGTCGCGTAACCATGGGCGTGAAAGATGGCAAGGTGACTGTGAACGGCGCCAATATCGTGGCATCTATCCCGACATCAAACGGCGTGATCCATGTGATCGACAAAGTGCTGCTGCCGCAATAA
- a CDS encoding B12-binding domain-containing radical SAM protein, whose product MEKKPTILLITPPLTQLNTPYPATAYLKGFLTGRGYKVVQADLGIELVLRMFSRKGLQRIFEAIEQGDYELSDNSLRILHLKRDYLNTIEPVIRFLQNKDHTLAQQISYSRFLPEASRFDQVEDIDWAFGSMGITDRARYLATLYLEDLGDLIKETISPYFAFSRYAEKLALSATSFDPLEEALQEQPSLVDLMLLELLEERLQQVQPDVVGFSIPFPGNLYGGLRMAKYIKEHYPSIKTAMGGGYPNTELRSLREPRLFKYIDFVTLDDGEGPWLKLLEHLQGERGAGQLQRTFILADGEVKYLNGCTDPDIPHNEVGTPDYSDLPLPDYLSVIDVINPMHRLWSDGRWNKLTIAHGCYWKRCSFCDVTLDYINRYDVAPATLLVDRIEQIIAQTGQTGFHFVDEAAPPAPLRDMAIELIRRGVKISWWGNIRFEKTFTPDLCRLLAASGCIAVSGGLEVASDRLLQLMAKGVSIEQVARVTDSFTQAGIMVHAYLMYGFPTQTAQETIDSLEVVRQLFETGVIQSGYWHRFSMTAHSPIGKNPEKYGVVKVGPPEGDFANNDLWHDDPKGTDHTLFGEGLAKALYNYMHGVGLEEKLSFWFDFKVPRTTESPNLIAEAISAPHRPDSTRPNARVLWLGNTPAIDFTIIAQKGQTLERCLLTFFEKGEDFEVKTTATIGQWLFDMLQKVTPDYPESITLKQLEESFPAEAHLNFSEFLSSPSWFDLREKGLLLL is encoded by the coding sequence TTGGAGAAGAAGCCAACCATCCTGCTCATAACGCCACCGCTCACCCAACTGAACACGCCATACCCCGCCACCGCCTACCTCAAAGGCTTTTTAACCGGCCGCGGCTATAAGGTGGTGCAGGCCGATTTGGGCATAGAGCTGGTGCTGCGCATGTTCTCCCGTAAAGGGCTTCAGCGTATTTTTGAGGCGATAGAGCAGGGCGATTACGAGCTCTCCGACAACAGCCTCCGCATTTTGCATCTGAAGCGCGACTACCTGAATACCATAGAGCCGGTCATCCGCTTTCTACAGAACAAGGACCACACGCTGGCACAGCAGATCAGCTACAGCCGCTTTCTGCCCGAGGCATCGCGCTTCGATCAGGTGGAGGACATCGACTGGGCTTTCGGAAGTATGGGCATTACCGACAGGGCCCGCTACCTGGCTACTTTATACTTAGAGGATCTGGGCGACCTGATCAAGGAAACCATTTCACCCTACTTTGCCTTTAGCCGCTATGCCGAGAAGCTGGCTCTTTCAGCCACGTCCTTCGATCCGCTGGAGGAGGCGCTGCAGGAACAGCCGAGCCTCGTGGACCTTATGTTACTGGAGCTATTGGAAGAGCGCCTGCAACAGGTACAGCCTGATGTGGTGGGCTTCTCCATCCCTTTTCCGGGCAACCTGTATGGCGGCCTGCGCATGGCCAAGTATATTAAGGAGCACTACCCAAGTATAAAAACAGCGATGGGCGGCGGCTACCCTAATACGGAACTGCGCAGCCTGCGCGAGCCGCGCCTGTTTAAGTATATTGATTTCGTGACGCTGGACGACGGCGAAGGTCCATGGCTAAAACTGCTCGAGCACCTGCAGGGCGAGCGCGGGGCCGGGCAGCTGCAGCGCACGTTTATACTTGCCGATGGCGAGGTAAAGTACCTGAACGGCTGCACCGACCCGGATATTCCGCACAACGAAGTAGGCACGCCCGATTACAGCGACCTGCCTTTGCCTGATTACCTGTCGGTGATAGACGTGATCAACCCGATGCACCGCCTCTGGAGCGATGGCCGCTGGAATAAGCTCACCATCGCCCACGGCTGCTACTGGAAACGCTGCTCGTTCTGCGACGTTACGCTGGATTATATCAACCGTTACGATGTGGCCCCGGCCACGCTGCTGGTAGACCGCATCGAGCAGATCATCGCCCAGACCGGCCAAACTGGCTTCCATTTTGTAGACGAGGCCGCCCCGCCTGCTCCACTCCGCGACATGGCCATCGAGCTGATTCGTCGTGGCGTGAAGATCAGCTGGTGGGGGAACATCCGCTTTGAGAAGACCTTTACGCCTGATTTGTGCCGCCTGCTGGCTGCCTCAGGCTGTATTGCCGTGTCGGGTGGCCTGGAGGTGGCCTCGGATAGGCTGCTGCAGCTCATGGCCAAAGGCGTCAGTATAGAGCAGGTGGCCCGCGTAACCGATAGCTTTACGCAGGCGGGCATTATGGTGCACGCCTACCTCATGTATGGCTTCCCAACACAAACGGCCCAGGAGACGATAGACTCGCTGGAGGTGGTGCGGCAGCTGTTTGAAACCGGCGTGATCCAGTCAGGTTACTGGCACCGCTTCAGCATGACGGCACACAGCCCCATCGGCAAGAACCCGGAGAAGTATGGCGTGGTGAAGGTGGGCCCGCCCGAAGGCGATTTCGCCAACAACGACCTGTGGCACGACGACCCCAAGGGCACCGACCATACGTTGTTTGGCGAGGGACTGGCCAAGGCACTCTACAATTACATGCACGGCGTAGGCCTGGAGGAGAAGCTCTCCTTCTGGTTTGATTTTAAAGTGCCGCGCACCACGGAGAGTCCCAACCTGATTGCCGAGGCCATCTCTGCCCCGCACCGCCCCGACAGCACCCGACCCAACGCGCGCGTGCTCTGGCTGGGCAACACGCCGGCCATCGACTTTACCATAATCGCGCAAAAAGGCCAGACCCTTGAGCGCTGCCTGCTCACCTTCTTCGAGAAAGGCGAGGACTTTGAGGTGAAAACCACCGCTACTATAGGCCAATGGTTATTTGATATGCTACAGAAAGTAACGCCCGACTATCCGGAATCCATCACATTAAAGCAACTGGAGGAAAGTTTCCCAGCAGAGGCACACCTGAACTTCTCGGAGTTCCTCAGCTCGCCGAGCTGGTTCGATTTGCGGGAGAAGGGGTTGTTGTTGCTGTAG
- a CDS encoding DUF2798 domain-containing protein gives MPKPILKPQLRRKLLLIALSCLLLALALELYTFGLHADFPGRLLRSFFVLFVLLSLTVLAIVPGVSKAVDKVLK, from the coding sequence ATGCCAAAGCCGATCCTTAAACCACAGCTGCGCCGCAAGCTGCTGCTCATCGCCCTTAGCTGCCTGCTGCTGGCATTAGCGCTGGAGCTCTATACGTTCGGCCTGCACGCCGACTTTCCGGGGCGCTTGCTGCGCAGTTTCTTTGTGCTCTTCGTGCTGCTCTCGCTCACGGTGCTGGCCATCGTACCGGGCGTTAGCAAAGCTGTGGATAAAGTACTGAAGTAA